A region from the Halosolutus gelatinilyticus genome encodes:
- a CDS encoding translation initiation factor, with the protein MDDDELEDLLDELDSQGDLETAEQVLSIRKESRRYGKPVTIVEGFDLPKPEIQSIASDLKSSMGTGGTVDEGRIELQGDHLDRVPNLLRERGFDVRE; encoded by the coding sequence ATGGACGACGACGAACTCGAGGACTTGCTCGACGAACTCGATAGCCAGGGCGACCTCGAGACGGCCGAACAGGTGCTGTCGATCCGAAAGGAGAGCCGCCGATACGGGAAACCGGTCACCATCGTGGAGGGGTTCGACCTTCCGAAGCCCGAGATTCAATCGATCGCCTCGGATCTGAAGTCGTCGATGGGGACCGGCGGCACGGTCGACGAGGGGCGGATCGAACTCCAGGGCGACCACCTGGATCGCGTCCCGAACCTGCTTCGCGAGCGCGGATTCGACGTTCGCGAGTGA
- a CDS encoding GNAT family N-acetyltransferase, with amino-acid sequence MEIRPAATDDREEIRRVARATWHDTYDELDAATIDETIDDWYGDEALERALSEAGTAFLVAEQDGEIVGFTHGVVQDDEGDVLRMAVHPDHQREGIGTALHERLQEDLRDFNMNRMRAIDLASNGQGRRFYEEQGFERTGEGEVEIGGEQRREVVYTLDL; translated from the coding sequence ATGGAGATCCGACCAGCCGCGACGGACGATCGCGAGGAGATCAGGCGCGTGGCCCGCGCGACCTGGCACGACACGTACGACGAACTCGACGCGGCGACGATCGACGAGACGATCGACGACTGGTACGGCGACGAGGCGCTCGAACGAGCGCTCTCGGAGGCCGGAACCGCGTTCCTCGTCGCCGAGCAGGACGGGGAAATCGTCGGCTTCACGCACGGCGTCGTCCAGGACGACGAGGGCGACGTCCTCCGCATGGCCGTCCATCCGGATCACCAGCGGGAGGGCATCGGCACCGCCCTGCACGAACGGCTTCAGGAGGACCTGCGGGATTTCAATATGAATCGGATGCGCGCGATCGATCTCGCGTCGAACGGACAGGGTCGGCGGTTCTACGAGGAACAGGGGTTCGAGCGGACCGGCGAGGGCGAGGTCGAAATCGGCGGCGAGCAGCGTCGTGAAGTGGTCTACACGCTCGACCTCTGA
- the nrfD gene encoding NrfD/PsrC family molybdoenzyme membrane anchor subunit encodes MATKEPSEADILRPIKQTSTKYYALVALAGLAFVLFLIGWGIQLAEGLVVTGLSDWGTGGGVTWGLYIGAFIWWVGIAHGGIILSAAVRLLGMDRYMPVARLAELLTIAGLSAAGFYIIIHLGRPDRMVTSVLGHYHITVHSSPLVWDVTVITAYFVLTATYLGLTVRYDVTRLRGDLPDRLGPIYKFLTIGYTEREDAVVQRMVWWLALAIIIMAPLLLHGGVIPWLFAVLPTYPTWYGGVQGPQFLTIALTSAISGVILLAYGFRWAYDWDHIITDDIFRGLLLWLGFFCLLFLWLQLQQNVTGLFKPPVDVGHAAEARLHSPIYRFAMLLVFTVLVYIFAQAIRPSLFTKKRAVVAGVMVLTATVLEKILFVVEGFLHPTFDIYAATPGVYFPSLIEIMSLVGTVAMVTLFFALVAKVIPVVELHAIEHLRDGHDSETSHDRSGDSPLESS; translated from the coding sequence ATGGCAACGAAGGAGCCGAGTGAGGCGGATATTCTCCGTCCGATCAAACAGACGTCGACGAAGTACTACGCGCTGGTCGCCCTCGCCGGGCTCGCGTTCGTCCTCTTCTTGATCGGCTGGGGGATCCAGCTCGCGGAAGGACTGGTCGTCACCGGACTCTCGGATTGGGGAACCGGCGGCGGCGTCACGTGGGGACTGTACATCGGGGCGTTCATCTGGTGGGTCGGCATCGCCCACGGCGGCATCATCCTCTCCGCAGCCGTCAGGCTGCTCGGAATGGATCGGTACATGCCGGTCGCCCGCCTCGCCGAACTGCTGACGATCGCCGGCCTTTCCGCGGCGGGTTTTTACATCATCATCCACCTGGGCCGTCCCGATCGGATGGTCACGAGCGTCCTCGGCCACTACCACATCACCGTCCACAGCTCGCCGCTGGTGTGGGACGTCACCGTCATCACGGCCTACTTCGTGTTGACCGCGACGTATCTCGGGCTGACGGTCCGCTACGACGTCACGCGACTGCGCGGCGACTTGCCCGACCGGCTCGGGCCGATCTACAAATTCCTCACGATCGGCTACACCGAGCGCGAGGACGCGGTCGTCCAGCGGATGGTCTGGTGGCTCGCGCTGGCGATCATCATCATGGCTCCGCTGTTGCTCCACGGCGGCGTCATCCCGTGGCTGTTCGCCGTCCTCCCGACGTACCCGACGTGGTACGGCGGCGTCCAGGGACCGCAGTTCCTCACGATCGCACTCACGTCCGCGATCAGCGGCGTGATCCTTCTCGCGTACGGCTTCCGCTGGGCCTACGACTGGGATCACATCATCACCGACGACATCTTCCGCGGACTCCTCCTCTGGCTCGGATTCTTCTGCCTGCTGTTCCTCTGGCTGCAGCTCCAGCAGAACGTCACCGGTCTGTTCAAGCCGCCGGTCGACGTCGGCCACGCGGCGGAGGCGCGGCTCCACAGTCCGATCTACCGGTTCGCGATGCTGCTCGTCTTCACCGTCCTCGTCTACATCTTCGCGCAGGCGATCCGGCCGAGCCTCTTCACCAAGAAGCGGGCCGTCGTGGCCGGCGTGATGGTCCTCACAGCGACGGTCCTGGAAAAAATCCTCTTCGTCGTCGAGGGCTTCCTGCACCCGACGTTCGACATTTACGCGGCCACCCCGGGCGTCTACTTCCCGAGCCTCATCGAGATCATGTCGCTCGTCGGAACGGTCGCCATGGTAACGCTGTTCTTCGCGCTCGTCGCGAAGGTCATCCCCGTGGTCGAACTGCACGCGATCGAACACCTGCGGGACGGCCACGACTCCGAGACGTCCCACGACCGAAGCGGGGACTCTCCCCTCGAATCGTCCTAA
- a CDS encoding putative manganese transporter, whose amino-acid sequence MNELLVVLLESLRDSYVQVSAFVAVTVLAFSLIQYRTDGALLAAIEGNERLQVLFGGLLGLTPGCGGAIVVMPLYVRGTVSFGTVVATLGATAGDSAFVILALAPEAALYAYAIAFAASVATGYLVDSVGLGVSRVDAAVAKLSPAMADGGTAVRGGVSPNPAHDYPGGAPTHAHEHGPDRRSRILTPLSHLAHVVWWIAAVAGLVLGTVYLLRGGPEVPLALGVGFDGAFTAVGVTGTVLSLYLYGVGRHYVGEGEIARARESFSSAYDTLTHAAMETSFVTVWVVVALLIYEYAVVLTGLNVAAIAAAAGIFAPIGGAIVGLIPGCGPQILLASVYAEGSLPFSALTANAISQDGDALFPLLAVDARAAIVASIYNVLPAIVVGVALHLLWGPVFGMPEFGFGVLG is encoded by the coding sequence GTGAACGAGCTTCTCGTCGTGCTCCTCGAATCACTTCGCGACAGCTACGTCCAGGTTAGCGCGTTCGTCGCGGTGACGGTCTTGGCGTTCAGCCTGATCCAGTACCGAACCGACGGCGCACTGTTGGCCGCGATCGAGGGCAACGAGCGCCTCCAGGTATTGTTCGGCGGCCTCCTCGGATTGACGCCCGGCTGTGGCGGCGCGATCGTCGTGATGCCGCTGTACGTCCGCGGCACCGTGAGCTTCGGGACGGTGGTCGCGACCCTCGGCGCGACGGCGGGCGACTCGGCGTTCGTCATCCTCGCGCTCGCCCCCGAGGCCGCGCTCTACGCCTACGCGATCGCGTTCGCCGCCTCCGTCGCGACGGGATACCTCGTCGATTCCGTCGGCCTCGGGGTCTCCCGAGTCGACGCGGCGGTCGCGAAGCTCTCGCCGGCGATGGCCGACGGCGGTACCGCGGTCCGCGGTGGCGTCAGCCCCAATCCCGCCCACGACTATCCCGGCGGGGCACCGACCCACGCCCACGAACACGGCCCCGATCGGCGGTCGCGGATCCTGACGCCGCTGTCCCACCTCGCACACGTCGTCTGGTGGATCGCTGCCGTCGCCGGACTCGTCTTGGGCACGGTCTACCTCCTCCGCGGCGGCCCCGAAGTCCCGCTCGCGCTCGGGGTCGGCTTCGACGGCGCGTTCACGGCCGTCGGCGTCACGGGAACGGTGCTGTCGCTGTACCTCTACGGCGTCGGCCGCCACTACGTTGGCGAGGGCGAGATCGCCCGCGCCCGCGAGTCGTTCTCGTCGGCCTACGACACGCTCACCCACGCGGCGATGGAGACCAGCTTCGTCACCGTCTGGGTCGTGGTGGCCCTCCTGATCTACGAGTACGCGGTCGTCCTCACCGGACTCAACGTCGCCGCGATCGCGGCCGCGGCGGGGATCTTCGCCCCGATCGGCGGCGCGATCGTCGGGCTGATTCCGGGCTGTGGTCCCCAGATCCTGCTGGCGAGCGTCTACGCCGAGGGGAGCCTGCCCTTCTCCGCGCTCACCGCCAACGCGATCAGCCAGGACGGCGACGCCCTGTTCCCGCTTTTGGCCGTCGACGCCCGCGCCGCGATCGTCGCCTCGATCTACAACGTCCTCCCCGCGATCGTCGTCGGCGTCGCGCTCCACCTGCTGTGGGGACCCGTGTTCGGGATGCCGGAGTTCGGGTTCGGAGTCCTGGGGTGA
- the uvrB gene encoding excinuclease ABC subunit UvrB, with translation MSDTRGPLQPDRPDADHPFEVDAPFEPAGDQPEAIEQLAEGFRSGMEKQTLLGVTGSGKTNTVSWVIEEVQKPTLVIAHNKTLAAQLYEEFRTLFPDNAVEYFVSYYDYYQPEAYVEQTDTYIDKDASINDEIDRLRHSATRSLLTREDVIVVASVSAIYGLGDPRNYVDMSLRLEVGEEVGRDDLLARLVDLNYERNDVDFTQGTFRVRGDTIEIFPMYGRYAVRVELWGDEIDRMVKVDPLEGETKGEQQAVLVHPAEHYSIPETKLERAMEEIREDLDKRISYFERTGDLLAAQRIEERTTFDLEMMQETGYCSGIENYSVYLSDRESGDAPYTLLDYFPDDFLTVVDESHVTLPQIRGQYAGDKSRKDSLVDNGFRLPTAYDNRPLTFEEFQEKTDQTLYVSATPADYEHEHSEAIVEQIVRPTHLVDPKVEVSPATGQVDDLMDRIDERIERDERTLVTTLTKRMAEDLTEYLEEAGVDVEYMHDETDTLERHEIIRSLRLGEIDVLVGINLLREGLDIPEVSLVAILDADQEGFLRSETTLVQTMGRAARNVNGEVILYADEPSNAMEAAIEETQRRREIQREFNEEHGHEPTTIDKEVGETNLPGSKTDTSGVSGKDIEDDDEAARYVADLEERMQEAASNLEFELAADIRDRIREVREEFDLAGDEDEGIAPPAEEF, from the coding sequence GTGAGCGACACTCGAGGCCCCCTCCAGCCGGACCGTCCCGACGCCGATCACCCGTTCGAGGTCGACGCCCCCTTCGAGCCCGCGGGCGATCAGCCCGAAGCGATCGAGCAGCTAGCCGAGGGCTTTCGGTCGGGGATGGAAAAGCAGACCCTGCTGGGCGTGACGGGGTCGGGCAAGACGAACACCGTCTCGTGGGTGATCGAGGAGGTCCAGAAGCCGACGCTGGTGATCGCCCACAACAAGACGCTGGCGGCGCAGCTGTACGAGGAGTTTCGAACCCTCTTTCCCGACAACGCCGTCGAGTACTTCGTCTCCTACTACGACTACTACCAGCCCGAAGCCTACGTCGAGCAGACCGACACGTACATCGACAAGGACGCTTCGATCAACGACGAGATCGATCGGCTTCGCCACTCCGCGACGCGCTCCCTCCTGACGCGCGAGGACGTGATCGTCGTCGCGAGCGTCTCGGCGATCTACGGGCTGGGCGACCCGCGCAACTACGTCGACATGTCCCTGCGCCTCGAAGTCGGCGAGGAGGTCGGCCGCGACGACCTCCTTGCGCGCCTGGTCGACCTGAACTACGAGCGCAACGACGTCGACTTCACGCAGGGCACCTTTCGGGTTCGCGGCGACACGATCGAGATCTTCCCGATGTACGGCCGCTACGCCGTCCGCGTCGAACTCTGGGGCGACGAGATCGATCGAATGGTCAAGGTCGATCCCCTGGAGGGCGAAACGAAGGGCGAGCAGCAGGCCGTCCTCGTCCACCCCGCAGAGCACTACTCCATTCCGGAGACGAAACTGGAGCGGGCGATGGAAGAGATCCGAGAGGACCTCGATAAGCGCATCAGCTACTTCGAGCGCACGGGCGACCTGCTCGCCGCCCAACGCATCGAGGAGCGGACGACGTTCGACCTCGAGATGATGCAGGAGACGGGCTACTGCTCGGGCATCGAGAACTACTCGGTGTACCTCTCCGATCGCGAGTCCGGCGACGCGCCGTACACCCTGCTCGACTACTTCCCGGACGACTTCCTCACCGTCGTCGACGAATCGCACGTCACCCTTCCGCAGATCCGCGGCCAGTACGCCGGCGATAAGTCCCGCAAGGACTCGCTGGTCGACAACGGCTTCCGGCTGCCGACGGCGTACGACAACCGGCCCCTCACGTTCGAGGAGTTCCAGGAGAAGACCGACCAGACCCTCTACGTGAGCGCGACGCCCGCCGACTACGAGCACGAACACAGCGAGGCGATCGTCGAGCAGATCGTTCGACCCACCCACCTCGTCGACCCGAAGGTCGAGGTCTCGCCCGCCACCGGCCAGGTGGACGACCTCATGGACCGCATCGACGAGCGGATCGAGCGCGACGAACGCACCCTCGTCACGACGCTCACCAAGCGGATGGCAGAGGACCTGACCGAGTACCTCGAGGAGGCGGGCGTCGACGTCGAGTACATGCACGACGAGACCGATACCCTGGAGCGCCACGAGATCATCCGATCGCTCCGCCTGGGCGAGATCGACGTCCTCGTGGGGATCAACCTCCTGCGGGAGGGGTTGGACATCCCCGAGGTGTCGCTCGTCGCGATCTTGGACGCCGATCAGGAGGGCTTCCTCCGCAGCGAGACCACGCTCGTCCAGACGATGGGGCGGGCGGCCCGCAACGTCAACGGCGAGGTCATCCTCTACGCCGACGAGCCCTCGAACGCGATGGAGGCCGCGATCGAGGAGACCCAGCGACGGCGCGAGATCCAGCGGGAGTTCAACGAGGAGCACGGCCACGAACCGACGACGATCGACAAGGAAGTCGGCGAGACGAACCTGCCCGGCAGCAAGACGGACACGTCGGGCGTCTCGGGGAAGGACATTGAGGACGACGACGAGGCCGCCCGCTACGTCGCCGACCTCGAAGAACGGATGCAGGAGGCCGCGAGCAACCTCGAGTTCGAACTCGCCGCGGACATCCGCGATCGCATTCGGGAAGTGCGCGAGGAGTTCGACTTAGCCGGCGACGAGGACGAGGGGATCGCGCCGCCAGCCGAGGAGTTCTGA
- a CDS encoding type 1 glutamine amidotransferase: protein MASPTILVVHNEIDEAYDYHRIALAECFPGCLECDFPGGDRPDLDGVDAVVLTGSTAGVYEVDDEPWIADEQALVRELVDCRIPTLGVCFGHQIANAALGGRVEHVGTIHRLVAVDLADDPLFEGVEPIVPAIHGDVVLEPGDDMAVIAATDHSPHFGTRHRSAPLWTVQFHPELTSDFHRRIEADFGWTETEHTYADVTADRVFENFVSLVREAAAD from the coding sequence ATGGCTTCGCCGACGATCCTCGTCGTCCACAACGAAATCGACGAGGCGTACGACTACCACCGGATCGCGCTTGCGGAGTGTTTTCCCGGCTGTCTGGAGTGCGACTTTCCGGGCGGCGATCGGCCCGATCTCGACGGGGTCGACGCCGTCGTCCTGACGGGGAGTACGGCCGGCGTCTACGAGGTCGACGACGAACCCTGGATCGCGGACGAACAGGCGCTGGTTCGCGAACTCGTCGATTGCCGGATTCCGACGCTCGGCGTCTGCTTCGGCCATCAGATCGCGAACGCGGCGCTCGGCGGTCGAGTCGAACACGTCGGGACGATCCACAGGCTCGTCGCCGTCGACCTGGCGGACGACCCGCTCTTCGAGGGGGTCGAACCGATCGTGCCGGCGATCCACGGCGACGTCGTCCTCGAACCCGGCGACGACATGGCGGTGATCGCCGCGACCGACCACTCGCCGCACTTCGGAACCCGCCACCGGAGCGCGCCGCTGTGGACGGTCCAGTTCCACCCCGAACTCACGAGCGACTTCCACCGGCGGATCGAGGCCGACTTCGGGTGGACCGAGACCGAGCACACCTACGCGGACGTAACCGCCGATCGCGTCTTCGAGAACTTCGTCTCGCTCGTCCGGGAGGCGGCCGCCGACTGA
- a CDS encoding DUF7553 family protein: MTDHLQQARDDLEEAAKSADDDVRDDIRETTDAFADYVMGDTQPDHALLDERLNTLRQVRERADGNTEAKVESAIETIEEYRRGIDQA, from the coding sequence ATGACCGACCACCTCCAGCAGGCGCGCGACGACCTCGAAGAGGCGGCGAAGTCGGCCGACGACGACGTCCGCGACGATATCCGCGAGACGACGGACGCGTTCGCCGACTACGTGATGGGCGACACCCAACCGGATCACGCCCTGCTCGACGAACGGCTCAACACCCTCCGCCAGGTCCGCGAGCGAGCCGACGGCAACACCGAAGCCAAGGTCGAGTCGGCGATCGAGACGATCGAAGAGTACCGGCGGGGGATCGACCAAGCCTGA
- a CDS encoding DUF6790 family protein, with product MTTHSTRSPPAESSPERDEQQPAAKDDYRPRDYAQPLAFPAGAIVLAVAQIAIWNTAPVEAFLLSFLVVTVGLQGIWAFLGHYFKADEIATLIGWPTGNPFQTEIAFANLAFGALGLLCIPFRGGFWIATAIGISIFLLGAASVHIREIRTRGNLNPANAGGILLTDILTPIVLLGLGAILYLS from the coding sequence ATGACTACGCATTCGACACGATCGCCGCCCGCCGAATCGTCCCCAGAACGTGATGAGCAACAACCCGCAGCGAAGGACGACTATCGACCCCGGGACTACGCCCAGCCGCTCGCGTTTCCCGCTGGCGCGATCGTACTCGCGGTCGCCCAGATTGCCATCTGGAACACAGCGCCCGTCGAGGCGTTCCTGCTCTCGTTTCTGGTCGTGACGGTCGGCCTCCAGGGGATATGGGCGTTTCTCGGCCACTACTTCAAGGCCGACGAAATCGCTACCCTCATCGGCTGGCCGACCGGCAATCCCTTTCAGACGGAGATCGCGTTCGCGAATCTCGCGTTCGGCGCCCTCGGGTTGCTCTGCATCCCGTTCCGCGGCGGGTTCTGGATCGCAACCGCGATCGGCATCTCGATCTTCCTGCTCGGGGCCGCGTCCGTTCACATCCGCGAGATCCGCACGCGGGGCAACCTCAATCCCGCGAACGCGGGTGGGATTCTCCTCACCGATATACTGACTCCGATCGTGTTGCTCGGGCTCGGAGCGATTCTCTACCTCTCGTAG
- a CDS encoding DUF2267 domain-containing protein: protein MERAELVRTVSDRTESDESAAENATRAVLATLGERLSADQAADLAAQLPGDLSEHLTEGESGQRFSEEEFVSRIDQRMETVDLTGQEAATTVIGTVLEAVDERDRAAVVDQFQHYGFEELLAETNADVDVQDRSPREY from the coding sequence ATGGAACGCGCAGAACTCGTTCGGACGGTCAGCGATCGCACCGAAAGCGACGAATCGGCCGCCGAGAACGCGACGCGAGCGGTTCTTGCTACGCTCGGCGAACGGCTGAGCGCCGACCAGGCCGCAGACCTCGCCGCGCAACTCCCGGGCGATCTGAGCGAGCACCTCACGGAGGGCGAGTCCGGCCAGCGCTTCTCCGAGGAGGAGTTCGTCTCCCGGATCGATCAGCGCATGGAGACGGTCGATCTCACCGGGCAGGAGGCCGCGACGACCGTGATCGGGACCGTTCTCGAAGCCGTCGACGAGCGCGATCGCGCCGCGGTCGTCGACCAGTTCCAGCACTACGGCTTCGAGGAACTGCTCGCAGAGACGAACGCCGACGTCGACGTCCAGGACCGATCGCCGCGGGAATACTAG
- a CDS encoding multicopper oxidase family protein, translating to MTDFELLRRRFLQTGVALGAAGALPWKTVAASESSPDLEKFVQPLPIPAVRKPDGRKRGADYYEISIREFERKVHPDLPPTTFWGFDGQVPGPVIKARRNKRIKVNFDNSELPEEHLFEVDDLIHGTKLEDYGGYDGPVPEVRTAIHQHGLKVEEASDGQGAMWKAPDGTTGPRFVKHVHDLPNRQDRTTTTYHDHAKGISRLNNYAGLNGFYIIESPWEKWLNLPRGEYDVPIMLQDKTFNEDGSLHYPDSFVADFAGDTAFVNGAVWPYMEVEPRRYRFRLVNQSNARTFGLSLENDHGHDAPPMYQIAPDHGFLEEVVSIGHHGDLDSLLLAPFERAEVVVDFSEYAGATLTLTNGAEFPFSGTGDHGGHDDHDGGMDHGDDGMDGMSTGDHGDDEMSHDDGDMDHGDGDMGHGDDGMDHGGGDFPGLPELMQFRVGHSANGADRSTHPADLYLPHWPKYHEYAAAETRQMTMGMRMGEDPALHVLNGKTSYEGGDYAKPQYGTTEIWELKNEGHHSHPIHLHLVDFEVIGRGPDGTDDPAPNERGPKDTVRVDPGETVRIITRFDGFAGKYMWHCHVLEHEDHAMMRPFEVVTGDFGRHPGWGKGWGGRRGRKGRKGRKGRGSRRGRKSRKDRNGWWD from the coding sequence ATGACAGACTTCGAACTTTTGCGGCGGCGGTTCCTGCAAACGGGGGTTGCACTCGGGGCCGCCGGAGCGCTTCCCTGGAAGACCGTGGCGGCGTCGGAATCGTCGCCGGACCTAGAGAAGTTCGTCCAGCCGCTGCCGATTCCGGCGGTCAGGAAGCCGGATGGGCGAAAGCGCGGGGCCGACTACTACGAGATCTCGATTCGGGAGTTCGAACGGAAGGTCCACCCGGATCTCCCGCCGACGACGTTCTGGGGCTTCGACGGCCAGGTTCCGGGGCCGGTCATCAAGGCGCGTCGCAACAAACGGATCAAAGTCAACTTCGACAACAGCGAGTTGCCCGAGGAGCACCTCTTCGAAGTTGACGACCTGATCCACGGGACGAAGCTCGAAGACTACGGCGGGTACGACGGGCCGGTCCCGGAGGTCCGGACGGCCATCCACCAGCACGGGCTCAAGGTGGAGGAGGCGAGCGACGGCCAGGGCGCCATGTGGAAGGCGCCCGACGGGACGACCGGGCCGCGGTTCGTCAAGCACGTCCACGACCTGCCGAACCGGCAGGACCGGACGACCACGACGTACCACGACCACGCGAAGGGCATCAGCCGGCTCAACAACTACGCCGGCCTGAACGGCTTCTACATCATCGAGAGCCCCTGGGAGAAGTGGCTGAATCTCCCGCGCGGCGAGTACGACGTGCCGATCATGCTCCAGGACAAGACGTTCAACGAGGACGGATCGCTTCACTACCCGGACTCGTTCGTGGCGGATTTCGCGGGCGACACCGCCTTTGTCAACGGCGCCGTCTGGCCGTACATGGAGGTCGAGCCCCGCCGGTACCGGTTCCGGCTGGTCAACCAGTCGAACGCCCGGACGTTCGGCCTCTCCCTGGAGAACGACCACGGGCACGACGCGCCGCCGATGTACCAGATCGCGCCCGATCACGGGTTCCTGGAGGAGGTCGTCTCGATCGGCCATCACGGCGACCTCGACTCGCTGTTGCTCGCGCCGTTCGAGCGCGCCGAGGTCGTCGTCGACTTCTCCGAGTACGCCGGCGCGACGCTCACCCTGACCAATGGCGCCGAGTTCCCGTTCTCGGGAACGGGCGATCACGGCGGTCACGACGACCATGACGGTGGCATGGATCACGGTGACGACGGCATGGACGGGATGAGCACGGGCGACCACGGCGACGACGAGATGAGCCATGACGACGGTGACATGGATCACGGCGATGGCGACATGGGCCACGGCGACGACGGTATGGACCACGGCGGCGGCGATTTCCCGGGGCTACCGGAACTCATGCAGTTCCGCGTCGGTCACTCGGCCAACGGGGCCGATCGCAGCACCCACCCGGCAGATCTGTACCTGCCTCACTGGCCCAAATACCACGAGTACGCGGCCGCGGAGACCCGTCAGATGACGATGGGCATGCGGATGGGAGAAGACCCCGCGCTCCACGTGTTAAACGGCAAGACATCCTACGAGGGCGGCGACTACGCGAAGCCCCAGTACGGAACGACCGAAATCTGGGAACTCAAGAACGAGGGTCACCACTCCCACCCGATTCACCTGCACCTCGTCGACTTCGAGGTCATCGGACGCGGTCCGGACGGGACCGACGACCCCGCGCCGAACGAGCGCGGTCCGAAGGACACCGTTCGCGTCGATCCGGGCGAGACGGTCCGGATCATCACCCGGTTCGACGGCTTCGCCGGGAAGTACATGTGGCACTGCCACGTCTTAGAACACGAGGATCACGCGATGATGCGCCCGTTCGAGGTCGTCACGGGCGACTTCGGAAGACACCCCGGATGGGGGAAGGGCTGGGGAGGCCGCAGGGGCCGCAAGGGTCGCAAAGGCCGCAAAGGCCGTGGAAGTCGACGGGGCCGAAAGAGCCGCAAGGATCGAAACGGCTGGTGGGACTGA
- a CDS encoding saccharopine dehydrogenase family protein — translation MDSLLIYGSYGYVGRLIAEEAIDRGLDPILAGRDRDDLREQVDELGRPGRRFALDDPETVAEAVADVDCVLNCAGPFSNTADSIVEGCLRSGTDYVDVTGEIPVIERIADRDAEAADAGVTLLPAAGFSTIPMDCLAAHLVDRLPDAEHLSLGVDSFRIPSIGTLRTVIEGIEDGGAIRRDGRLEYVPAAWRTRRIDFGRGTRPGVTMPMGDVSTAYYTTDVPNVEVYALMPQPARLALKAHRLGAPLLAPAPVRTALKTLAGIRDGPSERARRRGSAFVWGEARADGDRAVSRLRTPDPYVVTIDGALTTARRVLDGDVEPGYRTPAGAFGSEFVFELDDADGFFDEETPDETSPVSAVLS, via the coding sequence ATGGACTCGCTTCTGATCTACGGCTCGTACGGATACGTCGGGCGTCTGATCGCCGAAGAAGCGATCGACCGCGGGCTGGATCCGATTCTGGCCGGGCGCGATCGAGACGACCTTCGCGAGCAGGTGGACGAGCTCGGACGACCGGGACGGCGGTTCGCCCTCGACGATCCCGAGACCGTCGCCGAGGCGGTCGCGGACGTCGACTGCGTGCTGAACTGCGCCGGCCCGTTCTCGAACACCGCGGATTCGATCGTCGAGGGCTGCCTCCGGAGCGGGACGGACTACGTCGACGTCACCGGCGAGATCCCGGTCATCGAACGGATCGCCGATCGGGACGCAGAGGCCGCGGACGCCGGCGTGACGCTGCTTCCGGCCGCCGGCTTTTCGACGATTCCGATGGACTGTCTCGCCGCCCACTTGGTCGATCGACTCCCCGACGCGGAGCACCTCTCGCTGGGCGTCGACTCGTTTCGAATCCCGTCGATCGGAACGCTGCGGACGGTGATCGAGGGGATCGAAGACGGCGGCGCGATCCGTCGGGACGGCCGTCTCGAGTACGTGCCGGCGGCGTGGCGAACGCGTCGGATCGACTTCGGTCGCGGAACTCGCCCGGGCGTGACGATGCCCATGGGCGACGTTTCGACGGCGTACTACACGACCGACGTCCCGAACGTCGAGGTCTACGCGTTGATGCCCCAGCCGGCGCGACTCGCGCTGAAAGCGCATCGATTAGGCGCGCCGCTCCTGGCCCCTGCGCCGGTCCGAACGGCGCTGAAGACGCTCGCCGGGATCCGCGACGGGCCCTCGGAACGAGCGCGCCGGCGGGGATCGGCGTTCGTCTGGGGCGAGGCGCGCGCCGACGGCGACCGTGCCGTCTCTCGACTCCGGACGCCGGACCCGTACGTCGTGACGATCGACGGTGCCCTGACGACCGCTCGACGGGTGCTCGACGGCGACGTCGAGCCGGGGTATCGGACGCCGGCCGGCGCGTTCGGTTCCGAGTTCGTCTTCGAACTCGACGACGCGGACGGCTTCTTCGACGAGGAGACGCCCGACGAGACGTCGCCGGTCAGTGCGGTGCTCAGCTAG